From the genome of Bubalus bubalis isolate 160015118507 breed Murrah chromosome 2, NDDB_SH_1, whole genome shotgun sequence, one region includes:
- the EDN1 gene encoding endothelin-1, with amino-acid sequence MDYFPMIFALLFVAFQGAPEAAVLGTELSAGAESGGEKPAPATPWRPRRSKRCSCSSLMDKECVYFCHLDIIWVNTPEHVVPYGLGSPSRSKRSLKDFLLTKATVHRKRCQCASQTDKKCWNFCQAGKELRDQDSMEKAWNNQKREKDCSKLGEKCLHQQLVAGRKTRRLEAISNSIKTSFHVAKLKAQLYRDKKVIYNRAH; translated from the exons ATGGATTATTTCCCCATGATTTTCGCTCTGCTGTTTGTGGCTTTCCAAGGAGCTCCAGAAGCAG cgGTCCTGGGCACCGAGCTCAGCGCGGGAGCAGAGAGTGGCGGGGAGAAGCCGGCTCCTGCCACACCCTGGAGGCCCCGCCGGTCCAAGCGCTGCTCCTGCTCTTCCCTGATGGATAAAGAGTGTGTCTACTTCTGCCACCTGGACATCATCTGGGTCAACACTCCAGA GCATGTTGTTCCGTATGGACTCGGAAGCCCTTCTAGGTCCAAGCGGTCCTTAAAGGACTTCTTGCTTACAAAGGCGACAGTCCACAGGAAGAGATGCCAGTGTGCTAGCCAGACAGACAAGAAATGCTGGAATTTTTGCCAAGCAGGAAAAGAACTCAG GGACCAAGACTCCATGGAGAAAGCCTGGAACaaccaaaagagagaaaaagactgtTCTAAGCTAGGAGAGAAGTGTCTTCATCAGCAGCTCGTGGCCGGAAGGAAAACAAGAAG GTTGGAGGCCATCAGCAACAGCAtcaaaacatcttttcatgttgcCAAGCTGAAAGCCCAGCTCTACAGAGATAAGAAAGTGATCTACAACCGCGCTCACTGA